DNA sequence from the Cohnella herbarum genome:
TCGACATCGCTTCTACGTTAACGAGTCCGAACGCTTCGTGTTTCTGCGAAGGGCAGACGAGTACGTCCGCTTTCCGGTACGTATGGTGAATTCGGCTGTGCGGAACGGTACCTAGGAACGTTGCTTTTACCCCAAGCTTGCGAGCGAGGCTGCGCATGCTTCCAAGATAACCTGAACGAGTTGATCCGCCTGCGATGATGGCCTGAAGAGGTCGCGAGGAAGCGGATTGCGCCCGTTTTACGGCTTGGAGCAGAACGGGCACTCCCTTGCGCGGGATGACCCTGCCGACGAACAGCACCTTAAAGGCGCGACTGGATTGCGACCGGCGCACCGGCGAGAACCGTTTCGTATCGACGCCGAGCCAAACCTTGCGAATTTTGCCGGAGGAACGGGGGAACCTGGACGACAATTGTTGCTTAAGAGACGAACTGTTGGCGACGACGACATTCGCTTGAGATAGTCCTTTGGCCGCGGTAGCGCGTGAAGCGTAGGGAGGCCCTACGAACGTTAAGGAATGCAGGAAGAGAGAAACGGGCGTGCTTCCGAGCGTGCGCTTCAACGGTCCAACGAATCGCGGCCGGTTATCGACTTGTACGAGGTCGAAACGTTTACCTTTGACAAAACGTTGGACATGGGATAAGTAAGTCATTGGGCTTCCGGTAGGAACCCGGTAAATCTCGACTCCATGGATGCTCGAGTGGCGGGGATAACGGGAATGCGCCCGGCTGACGATCGTGACGCGATGGTTTTGCGCCAGACGTTTGGCAATCGCCAGTATCGAGATTTCGACGGATCCCCCTAGGACTGGCGGTACGGGTATTTGCTCGGGGGCCACGATCAAAATATGCATGAACGTACATCTACTCCTAACTCTTCGTAATGGTCTTCCAAGCTACAACTCAACGTATGTAAGGGAACTGAATTTAGCATGGGACAAGTGCCGTTTTTCCGTAACGTATTTGTTATAATAGAAACAAAAAATGGAAGAGGTGACGGGATGAGCGTCCAAAATAAACTAGCGACTTCGTTAAACCGTAAAGACGAAGAACCGAACGAACTATTGGCTCAAGCGATCGTAGACGAGGAAGACGGCGAAGCGATTGCTGAACTGATCGGCTGCTTACGGCATAAGGATAAGAACATCCAGAGCGACGCGATCAAGGTGCTGTATGAAGTCGGAGAGAGAAAACCCGATCTGATCTCGGAATATTGCGAAACCTTCGTAGGCCTGCTCGCTCATGCCAACAATCGATTGGCGTGGGGCGCGATGACCGCGCTCGATGGGATCGCGGCGGTCGATCCGCACGCCGTGCACGCCTCTCTGCCGATCGTCGTGGAAGCGATGAACAAGGGGTCCGTCATCGTCAAGGATCACGGCGTAGGCATTCTCATCAAGCTGTATCGAATGGAAGAATACGCGGAAGAGGCTCTTTCCCTGCTGATGGAACAATTGCGGGACTGCCCGACCAATCAGTTGCCTATGTATGCGGAAAATGCTCTGAAAGCGATTCGAGACACGGACAAAACCGCGCTAGCCGATATGCTGCTGTCGCGGCTTATCGAGATCGAAAAAGACAGCAAGCGCAAACGCGTCGAGATCGTCATCAAGAAGTTGGGCGGAGGATCCAGATAGCCTCTCGGGGTTTTCCTTCGTTGGCGACTTTTAATACATAAGGAAGATAAGGTATGATGAAATCAAACAGGATGGAAATCAAACATCAGGGGAGACCGACATGAACGATAAGTTAGGAACGCAATTGCCGCAAGCTGCTATTTTCGATCTGGACGGAACGTTATTCCAAACCGAGACGCTCCTCGAAACGGTTCATCGGCAAGTATTCGAGACGCTGCGGGAGGAAGGGCTGTACGATAAACCGCTGCCTTCGATCGATCTGTTATTGGGATCGTTGGGCATGCTTTTGTCCGATATTTGGTTTAAGGTCATGCCTGACGGTTCGCCGGAAGCGCACGAGAGGGCAAACGCGCTGTTGCTTCAATACGAAATGGAACATTTGGCTGCCGGTCGCGGGCAGCTGTATCCAGGCGTCGTCGAAGCGTTGCAACAGCTTCGCGACCGGGGCATACGGCTGTTCATCGCGAGCAACGGTCTGGAAGAGTACGTCAAAGGCGTTCCCGCGTTAAGAGGAATCGGCGACCTGTTCGAAGGGATGTACAGCGCCGGAGAATTCTCGACGGCCTCGAAAGTAGATCTCGTTCGCAAGCTGATGGATACGTTCGACATCGAAAGCGGATGGATGGTAGGCGATCGTTCGTCCGACGTGGAAGCGGGCAAGCGCAACGGATTGCTTGTCGTCGGATGCGATTACGCGGGTTTTCGCCGCCAAGGCGAATTGGACGGATCGGATGCGATTATCCGTTCGTTCCCGGAAATATTGAAGCTGCTGCCATAACCATAACAGTAACCATGAAAGGGGCACAGTCCATGCCGAATTTCCGGCGTGATCTGTGCCCCTTTCATTTCTAGAAGGAATAGGACTTGTCGTCCTCGTCTTGAATGAGTTGCTCTAATCCTACGCTATTATCCCCTAAAGGCTTCTTGCTGCGGGACTCCTTCTTCTGACGGTAGAGCCAGAGCGCGTACTCGATCGGACGAAGGATCGCTTTGCGGTAAACTTCGCGTTCTCCCGCCTGTCTGAACACTTCGCGCGACGGTTTGGGATTAACCTCGATGAGCCATACTTTGCCGTTCCGATCGATAGCCAGATCCAGCGCTAGTTCGCATAACGCGCCGTAGGTCGCCTCCAAGTGGCGCGCTACTTCGATACCGAACTTCTCGGCGGTGCCGCGGATTTCGGCGATCGCGGCATCGTTGCCGACCCATTGGCGAAGCAGGGTATTCATCGTGGCTGCTTCTCCTCCGCCATGCAGGTTGGAAGTAATGCTTCGAGGAGGACCGACGCGTCCCGCGCACCCCGTTACTTCCCACACGCCTGATCCGTTTTTCTGCACGAGCATTCTATAATCGTGAATTCTACCATTCGGCAGTTTGATATTCAGACCTTGCTGGACGATGTAACGATCGCCGTGCATATCCCATCGGCTTAGGGCCGAGGCGAGGTTTTTTCTTGCAACGCGCTTAGGTTCGACAATGCTTCGGGAATGGTTGCGGCCCTGCATGAGCAACATACCGTCCTGTCCCCGGTCAATGCGAAGGATGCCTCTCCCGCCGGTGCCGTTAATCGGTTTTAAGTAGACGGTCGGGAACTTCTTGAGCATGACCGAGACGTCGTCCACGAATTGGTATAGCTTCGTAACCGGCAGGTGAGAGCGAAAAGACGACACTTTATTTAACGTCCGGTAGACGGTCCATTTGTTGCGTAAAGGGCGGTTGAGAAACAGGAGATGGGAGTAACGTTTACGGAAAGCGAGAAGCTGTTCGAACCGGTGGCTCTTCTGAATTCGGCAACGGTCGTAGATTAAGTTGGGGAAACGCACCCAGCGACGGCCCCATTTTCCCGTAGCGGGATTGTACACCATCGCATGAATTTTCCCGCTGCTCTCTTCCACGTCCTGCGGTGTAAACACGAATACGGATATCCCGATCCGTTGGCCCGCGGAGATCATTTTTTCGTACACCGGCCGTTCTTCAAGCACTTTATTATCAGTCAAATACAAGGTTAGGATGCCAAGTACGGGCTGGGCCATGGAGAGATCACCTCCTCGCCGGCTTTGCCGGA
Encoded proteins:
- a CDS encoding HAD family hydrolase; this translates as MNDKLGTQLPQAAIFDLDGTLFQTETLLETVHRQVFETLREEGLYDKPLPSIDLLLGSLGMLLSDIWFKVMPDGSPEAHERANALLLQYEMEHLAAGRGQLYPGVVEALQQLRDRGIRLFIASNGLEEYVKGVPALRGIGDLFEGMYSAGEFSTASKVDLVRKLMDTFDIESGWMVGDRSSDVEAGKRNGLLVVGCDYAGFRRQGELDGSDAIIRSFPEILKLLP
- a CDS encoding glycosyltransferase family 4 protein; translation: MHILIVAPEQIPVPPVLGGSVEISILAIAKRLAQNHRVTIVSRAHSRYPRHSSIHGVEIYRVPTGSPMTYLSHVQRFVKGKRFDLVQVDNRPRFVGPLKRTLGSTPVSLFLHSLTFVGPPYASRATAAKGLSQANVVVANSSSLKQQLSSRFPRSSGKIRKVWLGVDTKRFSPVRRSQSSRAFKVLFVGRVIPRKGVPVLLQAVKRAQSASSRPLQAIIAGGSTRSGYLGSMRSLARKLGVKATFLGTVPHSRIHHTYRKADVLVCPSQKHEAFGLVNVEAMSTGLPVIASNNGGIKEIVKHNRNGILIKNYRQAQPFANAIAKLANDGSTRKRLALRARSDCLQRFSWGASARRLSQVYAKLRR
- a CDS encoding YheC/YheD family endospore coat-associated protein, with the translated sequence MAQPVLGILTLYLTDNKVLEERPVYEKMISAGQRIGISVFVFTPQDVEESSGKIHAMVYNPATGKWGRRWVRFPNLIYDRCRIQKSHRFEQLLAFRKRYSHLLFLNRPLRNKWTVYRTLNKVSSFRSHLPVTKLYQFVDDVSVMLKKFPTVYLKPINGTGGRGILRIDRGQDGMLLMQGRNHSRSIVEPKRVARKNLASALSRWDMHGDRYIVQQGLNIKLPNGRIHDYRMLVQKNGSGVWEVTGCAGRVGPPRSITSNLHGGGEAATMNTLLRQWVGNDAAIAEIRGTAEKFGIEVARHLEATYGALCELALDLAIDRNGKVWLIEVNPKPSREVFRQAGEREVYRKAILRPIEYALWLYRQKKESRSKKPLGDNSVGLEQLIQDEDDKSYSF